One Myxosarcina sp. GI1 genomic window carries:
- a CDS encoding phosphorylase: MNSAKLLESGTLWTKLKQQTKLARERGALQSIKTEHKFIEQDGITFVVHTLSSLARKETAKQKQKQHEIKTGKRSDPFLPYEKDLFVGNLSSTHFCLLNKFNVVEHHLLIVTRAFEEQTDLLNLNDFEALHICMQEIDGLAFYNGGKIAGASQAHKHLQLLPLPIIPNLKGVPIDKAIAEANFNSPLATISNFTFRHAIALLDKNYTPQMMLDNYYALLEKVGFDIDKNVVKQPGAYNLLVTNNWMLLVPRSQEAYHGIAVNSLGFAGSLFVRDRAAWELLQSIAPIEVLHNVAIEL; encoded by the coding sequence ATGAATTCTGCAAAATTATTAGAATCTGGAACGCTTTGGACAAAACTAAAACAGCAAACTAAATTAGCTCGCGAACGAGGCGCACTTCAGTCAATTAAAACCGAACACAAATTTATCGAACAAGATGGCATTACTTTCGTAGTTCATACTCTATCGAGTTTGGCGCGTAAAGAGACGGCAAAACAAAAACAAAAGCAGCACGAAATTAAAACTGGCAAAAGATCCGATCCTTTTTTACCCTACGAAAAAGATTTGTTTGTAGGTAATCTTTCATCAACACATTTTTGTTTACTCAATAAATTTAATGTTGTCGAACATCATTTACTAATCGTAACTCGTGCTTTTGAAGAACAGACAGATTTGCTCAACTTGAATGATTTTGAAGCTTTACATATCTGTATGCAAGAGATCGACGGTTTAGCTTTTTATAATGGGGGTAAAATTGCGGGTGCATCTCAAGCACACAAACACTTGCAACTATTACCGTTACCAATTATTCCTAACCTTAAAGGGGTTCCCATCGACAAGGCGATCGCTGAAGCTAATTTTAATAGTCCTCTCGCTACAATATCCAACTTTACTTTTCGTCATGCGATCGCTCTATTAGATAAAAATTATACTCCCCAAATGATGCTGGACAACTATTATGCTCTGCTAGAAAAAGTTGGTTTTGACATTGATAAAAATGTTGTTAAACAGCCTGGTGCTTATAATTTGTTGGTAACTAATAACTGGATGTTGCTAGTTCCGCGATCGCAAGAGGCTTATCATGGTATTGCAGTTAACTCACTAGGTTTTGCTGGCTCTTTATTCGTTCGCGATCGCGCCGCCTGGGAATTATTGCAGTCGATCGCACCAATTGAAGTCCTCCATAATGTAGCAATCGAGCTTTAA
- a CDS encoding bifunctional riboflavin kinase/FAD synthetase, whose protein sequence is MWIASSIEQIKTPTAIALGNFDGLHQGHQTVLEPIIRLKSDCALSIYPSVVSFSPHPREFFTGKKIKLLTPVAEKAQQLDRFGIEQLVLLPFNRELAALSPEQFVRQILVEQLQATHISVGEDFRFGNQRKGTATKLKSIATNLGIEVYLNSLHKCWDNSKSVRVSSSLIRQALANGEVEKANLMLDRPYTLIGKVVTGQQLGRTIGFPTANLQLSPDKFLPRFGVYAVDILLESIVKGVMNIGCRPTVAGKDPTIEVHLLNWSGDLYGQTLNVNLKKFLRPEQKFSSLDDLKQQITKDCQAALTN, encoded by the coding sequence GTGTGGATTGCATCTTCAATAGAACAGATTAAAACTCCAACAGCGATCGCCCTCGGTAATTTTGACGGCTTACATCAAGGGCATCAAACGGTCTTGGAACCAATTATCAGACTAAAAAGCGATTGTGCTTTATCAATATATCCTTCAGTAGTTAGCTTTTCGCCTCATCCCCGTGAATTTTTTACGGGCAAAAAAATTAAGCTTTTAACTCCCGTTGCCGAAAAAGCACAGCAGTTAGATAGATTTGGCATCGAACAACTAGTTTTGTTACCTTTTAATCGCGAACTGGCTGCTTTAAGCCCAGAACAATTTGTCAGACAAATTTTAGTAGAACAGTTACAGGCTACTCATATTAGCGTTGGGGAAGACTTTCGTTTTGGCAATCAAAGAAAGGGAACGGCAACAAAATTAAAAAGCATTGCTACAAATTTAGGTATCGAAGTATATCTCAACTCGCTACACAAATGTTGGGATAATAGCAAATCGGTTCGGGTTAGCAGTTCTTTAATTCGACAAGCATTAGCTAATGGAGAAGTGGAAAAAGCTAACCTCATGTTAGACCGACCGTATACTTTAATTGGTAAAGTAGTAACGGGACAGCAATTAGGCAGAACTATTGGCTTTCCCACCGCCAATTTGCAGTTATCACCAGACAAGTTTTTGCCACGCTTTGGTGTCTATGCGGTAGATATTTTATTAGAGTCTATCGTAAAAGGCGTAATGAACATTGGCTGTCGTCCTACCGTAGCAGGAAAAGACCCCACTATTGAAGTACATCTGTTAAATTGGTCGGGAGATTTATACGGTCAAACCTTAAATGTAAATTTAAAAAAGTTCTTGCGACCCGAACAAAAGTTTTCTTCTTTAGACGATCTCAAACAGCAAATTACCAAAGATTGCCAAGCCGCACTCACAAATTAA